One segment of Methanobrevibacter sp. DNA contains the following:
- the cbiM gene encoding cobalt ECF transporter S component CbiM — protein sequence MHIMEGYLPLEWCIVWFVVAIIVVAFGIYQIKKIVDETPESKALLAVSGAFMFILSSLKLPSVTGSCSHPCGNGLGAALFGPAVTAVLATIVLIFQALLLAHGGLTTLGANIVSMGIVGPVCAWIVYKGLTKANVSSTIAIFFAAFIGDLLTYVATSFQLAFAFPAPTFGTALTNFLVIFAVTQVPLAVGEGILTVIIWDRLKAYKPKLLDKLGSLAPNEA from the coding sequence ATGCATATTATGGAAGGATACTTACCATTAGAATGGTGTATTGTATGGTTCGTTGTAGCAATCATCGTTGTTGCTTTTGGTATTTATCAAATCAAAAAAATAGTAGATGAAACCCCAGAATCTAAAGCATTACTTGCTGTAAGTGGGGCATTTATGTTCATCTTATCATCTTTGAAATTACCTTCTGTTACTGGAAGTTGTTCTCACCCTTGTGGTAACGGATTAGGTGCAGCATTATTCGGACCTGCTGTAACCGCAGTACTTGCTACTATTGTACTTATTTTCCAAGCATTATTACTTGCTCACGGTGGATTAACCACTTTAGGTGCAAACATTGTATCAATGGGTATTGTAGGACCTGTTTGTGCTTGGATTGTATACAAAGGTTTAACCAAAGCTAATGTTTCATCAACAATTGCAATTTTCTTTGCAGCATTCATTGGTGACTTATTAACTTACGTAGCTACTTCATTCCAATTAGCTTTCGCATTCCCTGCACCAACTTTTGGTACTGCATTAACTAACTTCTTAGTTATCTTTGCAGTAACTCAAGTTCCATTAGCTGTTGGAGAAGGTATCTTAACTGTAATTATCTGGGACAGATTAAAAGCTTACAAACCAAAATTATTAGATAAACTTGGTTCATTAGCTCCTAACGAAGCATAA
- a CDS encoding DUF2304 domain-containing protein — translation MFLYSILFPIISILAILWFFYRYLKEKQSLLTVILWTILWLFVILFSIFPSASEKFASLFGITRGLDFIIIVVFVVLFYIIFRLYNRIDILHDEVNKLVKEVALSNEITLDDEEDE, via the coding sequence ATGTTTTTATATTCAATTCTATTTCCAATAATATCAATATTGGCCATTTTATGGTTCTTTTATAGGTATCTCAAAGAAAAACAATCATTATTGACAGTTATTCTATGGACAATATTATGGTTATTCGTTATTTTATTTTCAATATTTCCATCAGCCAGTGAAAAATTTGCAAGCTTATTCGGTATAACTCGTGGACTGGACTTTATCATTATTGTAGTCTTTGTAGTACTGTTCTATATCATTTTCAGATTATACAACAGAATTGATATTCTGCATGATGAAGTTAATAAGCTGGTTAAAGAAGTGGCTCTTTCAAATGAGATTACTCTTGATGATGAAGAGGATGAATAA
- the ribC gene encoding riboflavin synthase, whose product MRIGICDTTFARFDMASAAIDELKKNAYDLKIIRETVPGVKDLPVTAKILIEEENCDIVMALGMPGPMEKDKMCAHEASTGLINAQLMTNTHILEVFVHEDEEEDPVELAKLAENRAREHAQNLIKMMYHRKAMRKEAGMGMREGKEDAGPL is encoded by the coding sequence ATGAGAATTGGAATATGTGATACAACATTTGCTCGTTTTGATATGGCGTCAGCTGCAATTGATGAGCTAAAAAAGAATGCTTATGATTTAAAAATAATCAGAGAAACTGTTCCTGGAGTAAAAGATTTACCAGTAACTGCTAAAATTCTCATTGAAGAAGAAAACTGTGATATTGTAATGGCACTTGGAATGCCTGGACCCATGGAAAAGGATAAGATGTGTGCACATGAAGCGTCAACAGGTTTGATTAACGCACAGCTCATGACCAATACTCATATTTTAGAGGTATTTGTCCATGAAGATGAGGAAGAAGATCCTGTTGAGCTTGCAAAGCTTGCAGAAAACAGAGCCCGTGAACATGCACAAAACCTAATCAAGATGATGTATCACAGAAAAGCAATGAGAAAAGAAGCAGGAATGGGAATGCGTGAAGGAAAAGAGGATGCAGGACCATTATAG
- a CDS encoding ATP-binding cassette domain-containing protein, whose translation MLEVKNIKYSYNADYQALKGVSLKVEKGEMVALLGKNGAGKSTLFLHLNGIYEPDEGQVFIDGEELKYDKKSLLKFRQKVGIVFQNPDDQIFAPTVEEDVAFGPLNLGLSMEEVQDRVEEALERVGMSGFEKKAPHHLSGGQKKRVAIAGILAMKPEVMVLDEPTAGLDPQGVTNLVKLLKELNEEGITIIISTHEVDLVPDYASKVFVLVDGLLIAEGTPKDIFSQPEILEKANLKVPIVTELFQKIENEGFDMDNDYPLTIDEAKDKFLEFVNKN comes from the coding sequence ATGTTGGAAGTTAAAAATATTAAATATTCATATAATGCTGATTATCAAGCACTAAAAGGTGTTAGTCTAAAAGTTGAAAAAGGAGAAATGGTTGCTCTTTTAGGTAAAAATGGAGCTGGAAAATCAACATTGTTCCTGCATTTAAATGGAATTTATGAACCGGATGAAGGGCAAGTGTTCATCGATGGTGAAGAGCTAAAATATGATAAGAAGTCTTTATTGAAATTCAGACAGAAAGTTGGAATTGTTTTCCAAAACCCTGATGATCAAATATTTGCGCCGACAGTTGAAGAGGATGTTGCCTTTGGACCTTTGAACTTAGGATTATCTATGGAAGAGGTTCAGGACAGGGTTGAAGAAGCTCTTGAACGTGTTGGTATGAGTGGTTTTGAGAAAAAGGCGCCTCATCACTTAAGTGGTGGTCAAAAGAAAAGAGTGGCTATTGCAGGTATTCTTGCAATGAAACCAGAAGTTATGGTTTTAGATGAGCCAACAGCTGGACTTGACCCTCAAGGTGTAACAAACTTGGTTAAACTGTTAAAAGAGCTTAACGAAGAAGGAATTACTATTATAATTTCAACTCACGAAGTTGATTTAGTGCCGGATTATGCTTCGAAAGTATTTGTTCTAGTTGATGGTCTGTTGATTGCTGAAGGAACACCAAAGGATATTTTTTCACAGCCGGAAATTCTCGAAAAAGCTAACTTAAAAGTTCCAATTGTAACAGAATTGTTCCAGAAAATTGAGAATGAAGGCTTTGATATGGATAATGATTATCCATTGACAATTGATGAAGCTAAGGATAAGTTTCTAGAATTTGTTAATAAAAACTAA
- a CDS encoding (Fe-S)-binding protein translates to MLYFRGCTAREKLPDIQEATEELLNLAGVDYHILEDEKCCGSVLLRTGFFNEAQEQIEKNTEIFKGETILTSCAGCYKTLKEDYEGLNVIHISQLLNNLIREGKLNFSKREFDVTYHDSCHLGRHMEVFDEPRDVIKSVANLVEMESIRENSLCCGAGGGVKSAYPQIASQMAKSRIVQAKDTNCKTLITACPFCKLNLENDEIEVIDLTEFLVKYGGADESK, encoded by the coding sequence ATGCTTTATTTTAGAGGATGCACTGCAAGGGAAAAGTTGCCCGATATTCAGGAGGCCACAGAAGAACTTCTGAATCTTGCAGGTGTTGATTATCATATTTTGGAAGATGAAAAATGCTGTGGGTCTGTTTTACTTAGAACTGGCTTTTTTAATGAAGCTCAAGAACAGATAGAAAAAAATACTGAGATTTTTAAGGGTGAAACTATTTTAACTTCCTGTGCAGGATGCTATAAAACCCTCAAAGAGGATTACGAAGGATTGAATGTTATACATATTTCACAGTTATTGAATAATTTGATTCGTGAAGGTAAGCTCAACTTTTCCAAAAGGGAGTTTGATGTAACTTATCATGACTCATGTCATTTGGGAAGACATATGGAAGTCTTTGATGAACCTCGTGATGTTATAAAATCTGTTGCTAATTTGGTTGAAATGGAAAGCATTCGTGAAAACAGTTTATGCTGTGGTGCAGGCGGAGGCGTTAAATCTGCATATCCTCAAATCGCTTCGCAAATGGCAAAATCAAGAATTGTACAGGCAAAAGACACAAACTGTAAAACATTGATAACAGCTTGTCCATTCTGCAAGCTTAATCTGGAAAATGATGAGATTGAAGTAATTGACTTGACCGAATTTTTAGTTAAATATGGTGGTGCGGATGAAAGCAAGTGA
- a CDS encoding glycosyltransferase family 2 protein, with protein MEYELTVEDKNATYVVLPAYNEATRIRPVLESIAEKGYNMVIVNDGSSDNTLDVVLESKKKYPDKIHVYSLIINRGVGVATQTGFDAVLKFNPKYIVSMDSDGQHSADDLDNVIKPLVKGEAQAVIGVRPLKDMPLSRNFANAVMNLLTKIFYKVDVSDSQTGFRAITIDALRKIDINARGYLISSEFIREVNDNNIPFAEVPIQTIYTPETQAKGTNVTEAFKILIQMIKHQFR; from the coding sequence ATGGAATATGAACTAACAGTGGAAGATAAAAATGCAACATATGTGGTTCTTCCAGCATATAATGAAGCGACTAGGATTCGGCCAGTATTAGAATCTATTGCAGAGAAAGGATACAATATGGTTATTGTAAATGACGGTTCTTCAGACAATACATTGGATGTTGTTTTAGAGTCTAAAAAGAAATATCCTGATAAAATCCATGTGTATTCATTAATTATAAATCGTGGAGTGGGCGTTGCAACCCAAACAGGATTTGATGCAGTTTTGAAGTTCAATCCAAAATATATTGTAAGCATGGATTCAGATGGACAGCATTCTGCAGATGATTTGGACAATGTAATAAAACCGCTGGTTAAAGGTGAAGCGCAGGCGGTTATAGGAGTAAGACCACTAAAGGATATGCCTTTAAGCAGAAATTTCGCTAATGCAGTCATGAATCTTTTAACCAAAATTTTTTACAAGGTGGATGTAAGCGATTCACAAACAGGTTTTAGGGCGATAACAATCGATGCTTTAAGAAAAATCGATATCAATGCAAGGGGTTATCTTATCTCATCAGAATTTATAAGGGAAGTCAATGACAACAATATTCCGTTTGCAGAAGTTCCAATTCAAACAATTTACACTCCGGAAACTCAAGCTAAAGGAACAAATGTTACAGAAGCATTTAAGATTTTAATTCAAATGATTAAACATCAGTTTAGGTGA
- a CDS encoding energy-coupling factor ABC transporter substrate-binding protein → MKTSTLIILAIICAIIFIAPLAMYNGHGEDDGYFGGSDDAASEQIESTNFEPWFSSIWEPPSGEIESLLFALQAAIGAIIIGYFFGYWRGQGKEE, encoded by the coding sequence ATGAAAACATCAACATTAATAATTTTAGCAATAATTTGTGCTATTATCTTCATTGCACCATTAGCAATGTATAATGGTCATGGGGAAGATGATGGATACTTTGGTGGATCTGACGATGCAGCAAGTGAACAAATTGAATCAACCAATTTCGAACCATGGTTCTCTTCAATCTGGGAACCACCTAGTGGAGAAATTGAAAGTTTATTATTCGCTCTTCAAGCAGCTATAGGAGCAATCATCATTGGTTACTTCTTCGGTTACTGGAGAGGACAAGGTAAAGAAGAATAA
- the cbiQ gene encoding cobalt ECF transporter T component CbiQ has translation MKFDMDYIAHHNELTETNPYFKLFLTIFLLVLTLALDNLYFDIFIFIVMSIVILAIAKINYRSYFKFLTIPMAFVILTCLFLIFFFGKGEVIYETGIFGIVVTTDSLHYGVYTFFRVVGCLPLLGFLALTTPIAKILHCLATLKVPKIFIEIALLMYNSIFIFLNEIDTMQKAQETRLGYHSYWNSFKSLGALASTIFLRSLDKSETLQYSLDSRGYTGELPIYEPQKRE, from the coding sequence ATGAAATTTGATATGGATTATATTGCGCATCATAATGAATTAACTGAAACAAATCCTTATTTTAAATTGTTCTTAACAATATTCTTGTTAGTTTTAACTTTAGCACTCGATAATCTATATTTTGATATATTTATCTTCATTGTAATGTCAATTGTGATTTTGGCAATAGCAAAGATAAATTACAGGTCATATTTTAAGTTTCTCACAATCCCAATGGCATTTGTTATACTTACATGTCTGTTTTTAATATTCTTCTTTGGAAAAGGTGAAGTAATCTATGAAACAGGTATATTTGGTATTGTAGTTACAACAGACTCTCTGCACTACGGTGTGTACACTTTCTTTAGAGTAGTCGGATGTTTGCCTTTATTGGGTTTTCTTGCGTTAACTACACCAATTGCAAAAATTTTGCATTGTTTAGCTACTTTGAAAGTTCCAAAAATTTTCATTGAAATTGCACTTTTAATGTACAATTCTATATTCATTTTCTTAAATGAAATTGATACAATGCAAAAGGCACAGGAAACAAGATTAGGATATCATTCATATTGGAATTCATTTAAATCTCTAGGAGCACTTGCAAGTACAATATTTTTAAGATCTCTAGATAAGAGTGAAACATTACAGTATTCTTTAGATTCAAGGGGTTACACTGGTGAATTGCCAATTTATGAGCCACAAAAAAGGGAGTAA